One segment of Planctomycetota bacterium DNA contains the following:
- the rsfS gene encoding ribosome silencing factor: MSSKSQAPVAKKAEAPLNVSRSQSQGDAKDIRQFAIELARMASELKCEQVTLIDVRGRSQLCEYLVIASGTSDRQMKAVADQLKAYGAEHGMPRWKRDRDTNGTWIAADFVDVVVHLFEPGQRAWYDLEGMWVDAPRVEWRKKTIEKSEPAQAAPVAKAPAVKKAAAKSKAAKVVKAKATKAKARATAKSAKKSKNKTSSK, translated from the coding sequence GTGTCTTCGAAGAGCCAGGCCCCGGTCGCGAAGAAAGCCGAAGCACCACTGAACGTGTCGCGCTCGCAGAGCCAGGGCGACGCCAAGGACATTCGCCAGTTCGCGATCGAGCTGGCGCGCATGGCCTCGGAGCTGAAGTGCGAGCAGGTCACCCTGATCGATGTGCGCGGCCGCAGCCAGCTCTGCGAATATCTGGTCATTGCCAGCGGAACCAGCGACCGGCAGATGAAGGCCGTCGCCGACCAGTTGAAAGCCTATGGCGCCGAGCATGGCATGCCCCGCTGGAAGCGCGACCGCGACACCAACGGCACCTGGATCGCCGCCGATTTCGTCGATGTCGTCGTGCATCTCTTTGAGCCCGGGCAGCGTGCGTGGTATGACCTCGAGGGGATGTGGGTGGATGCGCCGCGCGTGGAGTGGCGCAAGAAGACCATCGAGAAGTCGGAGCCTGCACAAGCAGCACCGGTCGCCAAGGCGCCGGCGGTCAAGAAGGCGGCTGCGAAATCCAAGGCCGCCAAAGTCGTGAAGGCGAAGGCCACCAAGGCGAAGGCCCGCGCCACGGCCAAGAGCGCCAAGAAGTCGAAGAATAAGACTTCGAGCAAATAA
- the rpsU gene encoding 30S ribosomal protein S21 → MAIRIKARAGESAEQLLRRFKKICEKEGLTKEVKKRQYYEKPSERKRREVRRGPPRELGRPGSTAVGAGSRDGGRSGGAGGRAGAKSKSKSGGRGMSRGRSE, encoded by the coding sequence ATGGCGATTCGTATCAAGGCTCGTGCCGGTGAATCCGCGGAACAACTTCTGCGGCGCTTCAAGAAAATCTGCGAGAAGGAAGGCCTGACCAAGGAGGTCAAGAAGCGCCAGTACTACGAGAAGCCGTCGGAGCGCAAGCGCCGCGAAGTGCGGCGCGGCCCGCCACGCGAACTCGGACGCCCCGGATCGACCGCGGTCGGCGCGGGATCGCGCGACGGCGGACGCAGCGGCGGAGCGGGCGGACGCGCCGGCGCCAAGAGCAAGTCCAAGTCGGGCGGACGCGGCATGTCGCGGGGCCGCAGCGAGTGA
- a CDS encoding NYN domain-containing protein: MPVLVDALNVLHVTGVLPPEMAGPEPADLAGWIERSRYRGEKVSLVCDGQKPSSSSFLRGSFVTLVWTGAQKADDRIAATLQESSHPRRHLVVSSDRQVQKTATRLGARTLSSATFLQHLASDLRRTPRPQSPDRNVTLDPRSVQNWLETFGLSGDSKSKDRP; encoded by the coding sequence ATGCCCGTCCTGGTCGACGCCCTGAATGTGCTGCACGTGACGGGCGTCCTGCCGCCGGAGATGGCCGGGCCCGAGCCGGCGGATCTGGCGGGATGGATCGAGCGAAGCCGCTACCGCGGCGAGAAGGTCTCCCTGGTGTGCGACGGACAGAAGCCCTCTTCGTCGAGTTTCCTGCGCGGCAGTTTCGTCACCTTGGTCTGGACGGGCGCCCAGAAAGCCGACGACCGGATCGCCGCCACCCTGCAGGAGTCCAGTCATCCGCGCCGCCATCTGGTGGTTTCCTCCGATCGACAGGTGCAGAAGACCGCGACGCGACTCGGCGCCCGGACCCTGTCCAGCGCGACATTTCTTCAGCATCTGGCCAGTGATCTGCGCCGCACTCCGCGCCCTCAGTCGCCCGATCGCAATGTTACGCTGGACCCGCGGAGCGTCCAGAACTGGTTGGAAACCTTCGGGCTCTCCGGTGATTCCAAGAGCAAGGACCGACCATGA
- the pdxH gene encoding pyridoxamine 5'-phosphate oxidase → MTAPTSAPIDFDHPPADPVAACRQWFAEAEQLPLPFPNAMTLATIDPDGRPSARIVLLRGFDERGAVFFTNRQSRKGIAIAANAAAALLFHWDQAPIGRQIRIEGAATHVSDAESDDYWKTRPRESQINAWASHQSHPVANLAALKQAQQEQESRFKGRDVPRPPHWGGYRVSLERIELWQGDPQRLHDRVLYSRAGSGWTVQRLCP, encoded by the coding sequence ATGACCGCGCCCACATCCGCACCGATTGACTTCGACCATCCGCCCGCCGATCCCGTCGCGGCGTGCCGCCAATGGTTTGCAGAGGCGGAGCAACTGCCGCTGCCCTTTCCCAACGCGATGACGCTGGCCACGATCGATCCCGACGGGCGGCCCTCGGCGCGCATCGTGTTGCTGCGCGGTTTCGACGAGCGCGGTGCCGTCTTCTTCACCAACCGTCAGAGCCGCAAGGGCATCGCGATCGCGGCCAACGCCGCCGCGGCGCTGCTCTTTCACTGGGACCAGGCGCCGATCGGCCGGCAGATCCGGATCGAGGGCGCCGCGACCCATGTCAGCGATGCTGAGAGCGACGACTATTGGAAGACCCGGCCGCGCGAGAGCCAGATCAACGCCTGGGCAAGCCATCAAAGCCATCCCGTGGCGAACCTCGCGGCGCTGAAGCAGGCGCAGCAGGAGCAGGAGTCCCGGTTCAAGGGCCGCGATGTCCCGCGCCCGCCGCATTGGGGCGGCTACCGGGTCTCCCTGGAGCGCATCGAATTGTGGCAGGGCGATCCGCAGCGACTGCACGATCGCGTGCTCTACTCCCGCGCCGGCTCCGGTTGGACGGTGCAGCGCCTCTGCCCCTGA